In one window of Maniola hyperantus chromosome 18, iAphHyp1.2, whole genome shotgun sequence DNA:
- the LOC117990866 gene encoding cilia- and flagella-associated protein 36 isoform X2 gives MLGSFMDDIGISADQFEAACRLSAHDLAGLPAYFHKRLFEQIWAANNYEMFVKMMTHKNVELQLQALELIEKRFGTMPNLFTAEPEDLDSSHSDESSDWPDNDDVMTEIKKLQYVDFPEKDEIITVAPEAVVAEKQTLLSKLQHIENKDEDIVTKLDRLKIKEEKDVIPKKVAVSEEEIQARQEYLKQQRDKLLALKKQVREKRLDAVQNETDVGGESSRQYAPRPKSARAAQAALAGTTPPPPPDAMQLRRALASKLKTEVVDIKQ, from the exons ATGCTGGGTTCCTTCATGGATGATATTGGTATATCAGCTGACCAATTCGAAGCAGCATGTCGTTTGTCAGCACACGACCTCGCAGGGCTACCTGCCTATTTTCACAAACGACTATTCGAACAAATCTGGGCAGCTAATAATTACGAAATGTTTGTCAAAATGATGACCCACAAAAATGTTGAGCTGCAGCTACAG gCATTGGAGCTAATCGAAAAGCGTTTTGGTACGATGCCAAATCTTTTTACAGCTGAACCTGAAGATTTAGATTCTTCGCACAGTGATGAAAGTTCAGACTGGCCAGACAATGATGACGTCATGACGGAAATCAagaa attGCAGTATGTTGATTTCCCTGAAAAAGATGAAATAATCACAGTTGCCCCAGAAGCAGTTGTAGCCGAAAAACAAACATTACTGTCCAAATTGCAACACATTGAAAACAAAGATGAGGACATTGTGACCAAGCTGGACAGATTGAAGATAAAAGAGGAAAAAGACGTAATACCAAAGAAAGTAGca GTAAGTGAAGAAGAAATTCAAGCTCGACAAGAGTACTTGAAGCAGCAACGTGACAAACTTCTAGCGCTAAAGAAACAAGTCAGAGAGAAGAGACTAGATGCTGTGCAAAATGAAACCGATGTAGGAG GTGAAAGCTCCCGTCAATACGCCCCAAGACCGAAGTCTGCCCGCGCAGCTCAAGCGGCACTTGCCGGCACCACACCTCCACCGCCGCCGGATGCGATGCAGTTGAGGAGGGCGCTTGCCTCAAAACTGAAGACCGAAGTCGTTGATATCAAGCAATAG